Proteins encoded together in one Qingshengfaniella alkalisoli window:
- a CDS encoding pyridoxal phosphate-dependent aminotransferase, whose translation MSFLSESLSRVKPSATIAVTSKARELKAAGKDVIGLGAGEPDFDTPQNIKDAAVQAIADGKTKYTAADGIPELKEAICAKFKRDNGLDYKPSQVSVGTGGKQILYNALMATLNPGDEVVIPAPYWVSYPDMVLLSGGEPVAVETTIENEFKLTPEALEAAITPKTKWFIFNSPSNPTGAGYTRDELKALTDVLMRHPHVWVMTDDMYEHLVYDDFEFCTPAQVEPALYDRTLTCNGVSKAYAMTGWRIGYAAGPEEVINAMRKIQSQSTSNPCSISQYAALEALTGTQDFIATNNETFKRRRDLVVDMLNAADGINCPKPEGAFYVYPSVAGCIGKTSAGGVKVDSDEAFATALLEEKGVAVVFGAAFGLSPNFRVSYATSDEALKEACTRIQDFCASLT comes from the coding sequence ATGAGCTTCCTGTCCGAATCGCTGAGCCGCGTGAAACCGTCTGCAACGATCGCCGTGACGTCCAAGGCCCGCGAACTGAAAGCGGCGGGCAAGGATGTGATTGGCCTTGGCGCGGGCGAGCCGGATTTTGACACCCCGCAGAACATCAAGGATGCAGCCGTTCAGGCCATCGCTGATGGCAAGACGAAATACACTGCCGCCGATGGTATTCCCGAGCTGAAGGAAGCGATCTGCGCGAAGTTCAAGCGCGACAACGGGTTGGATTACAAGCCGTCGCAGGTGTCGGTCGGCACGGGCGGCAAGCAGATCCTTTATAACGCGCTGATGGCGACGCTCAATCCGGGAGACGAGGTCGTCATTCCCGCGCCTTACTGGGTCAGCTACCCCGACATGGTGTTGCTGTCAGGTGGTGAGCCCGTGGCGGTCGAGACGACGATCGAGAACGAATTCAAGCTGACGCCGGAGGCGCTGGAAGCGGCGATTACCCCGAAGACAAAGTGGTTCATCTTCAACTCGCCGTCGAACCCGACGGGTGCGGGCTATACCCGTGACGAGCTGAAAGCCCTGACCGATGTGTTGATGCGCCACCCGCATGTCTGGGTGATGACCGATGATATGTATGAACACCTCGTCTATGACGATTTCGAATTCTGCACGCCTGCGCAGGTTGAGCCCGCGCTCTATGACCGCACGCTGACCTGCAACGGGGTGTCCAAGGCCTATGCCATGACGGGCTGGCGCATTGGCTATGCGGCGGGGCCGGAAGAAGTGATCAACGCGATGCGCAAGATCCAGTCGCAGAGCACATCGAACCCCTGCTCGATCAGCCAGTATGCCGCGTTGGAGGCGCTGACGGGCACGCAAGATTTCATTGCGACGAACAACGAGACGTTCAAGCGTCGTCGTGATCTGGTCGTGGACATGCTGAACGCGGCGGACGGCATCAATTGCCCGAAACCGGAAGGCGCGTTCTATGTCTATCCGTCGGTCGCGGGATGCATCGGCAAGACCTCTGCCGGTGGTGTTAAGGTCGACAGTGACGAGGCATTCGCTACGGCGTTGCTGGAAGAAAAGGGCGTGGCCGTGGTCTTCGGTGCGGCGTTTGGCTTGTCGCCGAATTTCCGCGTCAGCTATGCGACGTCGGATGAGGCGCTGAAAGAGGCCTGCACCCGTATTCAGGATTTCTGCGCGTCCCTGACCTGA
- a CDS encoding succinate dehydrogenase assembly factor 2, which produces MTSESNETRLKRLQMRSMRRGIKEMDIILGEFARTHLDKLDEQQIALYEGLLEENDHDLYQWVSGASPTPAEYLNLLTYIAATRQTSDV; this is translated from the coding sequence ATGACATCCGAAAGCAACGAAACGCGGCTCAAGCGGCTGCAAATGCGATCCATGCGGCGCGGCATCAAGGAAATGGACATCATCCTGGGCGAATTCGCCCGCACGCATCTGGACAAGCTGGATGAGCAGCAGATCGCGCTCTATGAAGGGCTGCTCGAAGAAAACGACCACGATCTGTATCAATGGGTGTCTGGCGCCAGCCCGACACCTGCCGAGTATCTGAACCTTCTGACCTATATTGCGGCGACCCGCCAAACCTCGGACGTTTAA
- a CDS encoding MarR family winged helix-turn-helix transcriptional regulator: MSIHSHPLNPREQDFMHGYLDALALVERLHRLLLDVIKDEFERVGILEVNAVQALLLFNVGDNEVTAGELKTRGYYQGSNVSYNLKKLVDLGFMHHQRCDVDRRSVRVKLTKKGRDVHRIVEELFSRHANGLESRGVLGPKGVTDIASSLKRVERYWTEQIRYIY; encoded by the coding sequence ATGAGTATTCATTCCCATCCACTCAACCCACGCGAACAGGATTTCATGCATGGCTATCTTGATGCGCTTGCGTTGGTCGAACGGCTGCACCGCCTGCTGCTCGACGTTATCAAGGATGAATTCGAACGCGTCGGAATCCTCGAAGTAAATGCGGTTCAGGCCCTGCTGCTCTTCAACGTCGGCGACAACGAAGTCACGGCAGGAGAACTGAAAACGCGCGGCTATTACCAGGGGTCCAACGTTTCCTACAATCTGAAGAAGCTGGTCGACCTTGGCTTCATGCATCACCAGCGTTGCGACGTCGACCGCCGCTCCGTGCGCGTCAAACTGACGAAAAAAGGACGTGATGTTCATCGAATCGTCGAGGAACTGTTCAGCCGCCACGCCAATGGCCTCGAAAGCCGGGGCGTATTGGGCCCTAAGGGCGTTACGGACATCGCATCGTCGTTGAAACGCGTCGAACGCTATTGGACCGAACAGATTCGTTATATCTATTAA
- the rpmB gene encoding 50S ribosomal protein L28, producing the protein MSRRCELTGKGPMVGNNVSHANNKTKRRFLPNLQDVTLISDTLGRSFKLRVSSAALRTVDHRGGLDEYLSKAKDAELSENALKIKKDILKAQATA; encoded by the coding sequence ATGTCGCGCCGTTGTGAACTGACTGGAAAAGGTCCGATGGTTGGCAACAATGTCAGCCACGCCAACAACAAGACCAAGCGCCGCTTCCTGCCGAATCTGCAGGATGTGACGTTGATCTCTGACACGCTGGGACGTTCGTTCAAACTGCGCGTTTCGTCGGCTGCACTGCGCACCGTCGATCATCGTGGTGGTCTGGATGAATACCTGTCCAAGGCGAAAGACGCCGAGTTGTCCGAGAACGCTCTGAAGATCAAGAAAGACATCCTGAAGGCTCAGGCGACCGCCTGA
- a CDS encoding DUF3108 domain-containing protein: protein MKTRLLPLVYVIWALSAALSPAQAQEVGQYDVVVGGLRAGTLAYEADVSGNTYSLRGSARASGLVGIFVDSVVDVASRGYIDGHTLRPSGYAERTNNKGEVVRRDFRYRNGIPQITRTPPRDKPQKHAVAPQQQAGTLDPMSAAFAILRDKPTVEACQLDISMFDGAKRSRLQYTSREDDGDDIVCSGQYLRIAGFSPKEMAERASWPVTARYQQMPNGDARLAELRFSTSFGAARIRRR from the coding sequence ATGAAGACACGACTTCTTCCGCTCGTCTATGTGATCTGGGCTTTGTCAGCAGCTCTGTCGCCTGCGCAAGCACAGGAAGTCGGACAGTATGATGTTGTTGTGGGCGGCCTGCGCGCGGGAACATTGGCTTATGAAGCTGACGTTTCGGGCAACACCTACAGCCTGCGCGGATCTGCCCGTGCCAGCGGGCTGGTCGGGATATTCGTGGACAGCGTCGTGGACGTGGCGAGTCGGGGATATATCGACGGGCATACACTACGCCCATCGGGCTATGCCGAACGCACCAACAACAAGGGCGAGGTCGTGCGCCGCGATTTCCGCTATCGCAACGGCATACCGCAGATCACGCGCACACCACCGCGCGACAAGCCACAGAAACACGCGGTGGCTCCGCAACAACAGGCTGGAACGCTGGATCCGATGAGCGCAGCATTCGCTATTCTGCGCGACAAACCGACCGTTGAAGCCTGCCAACTCGACATCTCGATGTTCGACGGCGCGAAGCGTAGCAGGTTGCAATACACCAGCCGCGAAGACGATGGCGACGATATTGTATGCTCTGGCCAGTACCTGCGTATTGCGGGTTTCAGCCCCAAAGAAATGGCCGAACGTGCATCCTGGCCCGTCACCGCGCGGTATCAACAGATGCCCAACGGTGACGCCCGCCTGGCTGAGTTGCGGTTTTCGACCAGCTTCGGCGCAGCACGTATCCGCCGTCGCTAG
- the hrpB gene encoding ATP-dependent helicase HrpB codes for MTALPIEDALPDLISALKNHGRAVLQAPPGAGKTTRVPLALLDSAIVPGKIVMLEPRRLATRASAERMASTLNEPVGKRIGYRMRGESRTGPETRIEVVTEGILTRMIQTDPELSGIGAVIFDEFHERSLNADLGLALCLEVRSALRDDLRLLVMSATLDAEPVAALLDDAPLITSQGRSFPVATHWLDRPLPPRSRLETAAADLVESVVSRTEGGVLCFLPGEGEIRRTAAALDGHLPSECEIMPLFGAMKPADQRRVLSPAPARRKVVLATSIAETSLTIDGIRVVVDAGRSRRARFDPGSGMSRLVTERVTRAEAEQRRGRAGRVAPGDCFRLWTKGEEGALSAFPPAEIESADLTGLSLELALWGASEDDLSFLTPPPAPAMAEARGLLQSLGALDSRNHVTDHGRALAAMPLHPRLGHMLALCGPATADLAALLADRDPLRGASSDLATRLRALRDPNTAHKDSRPALARLCEEAKRLRPIAPANASLGDLSIGAAAALAYPDRIGLRRKGAQPRYVLSGGKGAHLPDDDSLAGSRMIVATDTDGNPREARIRLAAPVAESEIRALFATRIKEVELCEWSRRSKRVDTRRQERLGAIVLSDQQWKDAPADAVRLAAIEGIRSLGLASLKPSKSFDLLRARIALAREILPDLPDPSEESLLATAEQWLGPYLGKACSEADFKSFDPTVALRDSMDWSLRQKLDQFAPPHYRTPLGREIAIDYAAPDPEISLRLQEMLGEGQHPSVAGRPLRVTLLSPAGRPVQTTMDLPGFWRGSYADVRKDMRARYPKHHWPEDPLQADPTLWAKPRK; via the coding sequence ATGACGGCGCTGCCCATCGAAGACGCTCTGCCAGACCTGATCTCGGCACTGAAAAATCATGGTCGCGCGGTTCTGCAAGCCCCTCCGGGTGCAGGTAAAACCACGCGGGTGCCACTGGCGCTTTTGGACAGTGCCATCGTGCCAGGCAAGATCGTGATGTTGGAACCTCGCCGCTTGGCAACACGAGCCAGCGCGGAACGCATGGCCAGCACGCTCAACGAACCGGTCGGAAAGCGAATCGGCTACCGCATGCGCGGTGAATCGCGAACCGGACCCGAGACGCGCATAGAGGTCGTCACCGAAGGCATCCTGACCCGCATGATCCAAACCGATCCCGAGCTTTCAGGCATCGGCGCGGTCATATTCGACGAATTTCACGAACGATCGCTGAACGCCGATCTGGGGCTTGCCCTGTGTTTGGAGGTCCGCTCCGCATTGCGTGACGACCTCCGACTTCTGGTCATGTCCGCAACGCTGGATGCCGAACCCGTCGCCGCGCTGCTGGACGACGCCCCCTTGATCACATCGCAGGGACGCAGCTTTCCTGTCGCCACGCATTGGCTGGACCGCCCGCTTCCGCCACGCAGCCGCCTTGAAACCGCCGCCGCCGATCTGGTCGAGAGCGTGGTTTCACGAACCGAAGGCGGGGTGCTGTGCTTTCTGCCCGGCGAAGGCGAAATCCGGCGCACCGCCGCTGCGCTTGATGGTCATCTACCGTCGGAATGCGAGATCATGCCACTGTTCGGCGCGATGAAACCCGCCGATCAACGCCGTGTTCTGTCACCAGCACCAGCGCGGCGCAAGGTCGTTCTGGCAACATCAATTGCAGAAACCTCTCTGACGATTGACGGGATTCGGGTCGTCGTGGATGCGGGCAGATCGCGACGCGCGCGTTTCGATCCCGGCTCTGGCATGTCGCGCCTGGTCACCGAACGCGTGACTCGAGCAGAAGCCGAACAACGCCGCGGCCGCGCAGGACGTGTGGCGCCCGGCGACTGTTTTCGCCTGTGGACGAAGGGGGAGGAAGGCGCATTGTCCGCGTTCCCACCCGCCGAAATCGAATCCGCCGATTTGACGGGATTGTCACTGGAACTCGCGCTATGGGGCGCGTCCGAGGATGATCTGTCCTTTCTGACGCCGCCACCCGCTCCCGCGATGGCCGAGGCCCGGGGCCTGCTGCAAAGCCTTGGAGCGTTGGACAGCCGCAACCACGTCACCGATCACGGTCGTGCGCTTGCTGCAATGCCACTGCATCCCCGCCTGGGACATATGCTGGCGCTGTGTGGGCCGGCGACAGCCGATCTTGCCGCGCTGCTCGCTGATCGTGACCCGTTGCGCGGCGCGTCCTCGGACCTGGCCACGCGACTGCGCGCCTTGCGCGACCCGAATACAGCCCACAAGGACAGCAGGCCTGCCCTGGCGCGACTGTGCGAGGAGGCCAAGCGCCTGCGCCCCATCGCACCCGCCAATGCCTCCCTTGGCGATCTGAGCATTGGCGCTGCGGCGGCGCTGGCCTATCCCGACCGCATTGGCTTGCGCCGAAAAGGCGCCCAGCCGCGCTATGTCTTGTCCGGAGGCAAGGGTGCCCATCTGCCGGATGACGATTCACTCGCGGGATCTCGAATGATCGTGGCAACGGATACGGACGGCAACCCGCGCGAAGCCCGTATTCGACTGGCCGCGCCCGTTGCTGAAAGCGAGATCCGCGCACTGTTTGCAACCCGGATCAAAGAAGTCGAGCTCTGCGAATGGTCCCGTCGGAGCAAGCGGGTGGACACACGACGGCAGGAACGGCTCGGTGCGATCGTTCTGTCAGACCAGCAATGGAAGGATGCACCAGCCGACGCCGTTCGACTGGCTGCAATCGAAGGCATCCGGTCGTTGGGGCTAGCCTCGCTGAAGCCGTCGAAATCATTCGATCTCTTGCGCGCCCGCATCGCACTCGCGCGAGAAATACTTCCAGACCTGCCCGATCCGTCGGAGGAAAGCCTGCTGGCAACGGCAGAACAATGGCTTGGACCTTATCTCGGGAAAGCGTGCTCGGAAGCCGATTTCAAGTCTTTCGACCCGACCGTAGCTTTGCGCGACAGCATGGACTGGTCGCTGCGCCAGAAACTCGACCAGTTTGCGCCGCCACATTACCGGACGCCTCTGGGACGCGAGATCGCGATTGACTACGCCGCTCCAGATCCTGAAATCAGCCTGCGCCTTCAGGAAATGCTGGGCGAAGGACAACATCCGTCAGTGGCGGGAAGACCCCTGCGCGTAACGTTGTTGTCACCTGCCGGTCGTCCCGTTCAGACCACGATGGATTTGCCGGGTTTCTGGCGAGGTTCCTACGCCGATGTGCGCAAGGACATGCGCGCGCGTTACCCGAAACATCACTGGCCCGAAGATCCGCTCCAGGCCGACCCGACCTTGTGGGCCAAGCCCCGGAAGTAG
- a CDS encoding glycerophosphodiester phosphodiesterase family protein, with the protein MLTLARLGGAAIVAALLPVMSAQAATIPGAKTLDGERAIVIAHRGAPAYLPENSIGGNELSVDMGAEYIETDVMMTKDGVLIAMHDSTLTRTTDVEDIYAPRNGGYRVSDFTYEEIQALTLTGNTDYPGYTPTDGDPWRVPTFADMLDALTDYNAANGTNVGILTEGKYGYSSATNQAVIDTLIEKGYDTPEKSAVQSFDFDNVAEYAELIGAAGVDMGVAQLGGAFFNGAEWTVSGVKTLTELAGYMDTVAVSYGSIQQSFIEAAHALGLKVFAWTFRPTDLEDAYADMANFLEWGLDGFITDNPDYVGTVLDDYYGATPVPLPAGLPLLGAGVVALGFMRRKRREA; encoded by the coding sequence ATGCTTACACTTGCTCGACTGGGCGGGGCGGCTATCGTTGCGGCCTTGCTTCCGGTTATGTCTGCCCAAGCGGCGACGATCCCTGGCGCCAAGACACTGGATGGCGAACGTGCAATCGTAATTGCCCATCGCGGTGCGCCCGCTTACCTGCCTGAAAACTCGATCGGTGGGAACGAGTTGTCCGTCGATATGGGCGCGGAATACATCGAAACCGACGTAATGATGACCAAGGACGGCGTTTTGATCGCGATGCATGACAGCACGCTGACCCGGACGACCGATGTCGAAGACATCTACGCGCCGCGCAACGGGGGCTATCGTGTCAGCGATTTTACCTATGAAGAAATTCAGGCTCTGACGCTGACGGGGAACACGGATTACCCTGGCTATACGCCGACCGATGGTGACCCGTGGCGTGTACCGACCTTTGCCGACATGCTGGATGCGCTGACGGACTACAATGCGGCCAACGGCACCAATGTAGGTATCCTGACCGAGGGCAAGTACGGTTATAGCTCCGCGACCAACCAGGCCGTTATCGATACGCTGATCGAGAAGGGTTATGACACACCGGAAAAATCGGCCGTTCAATCTTTTGATTTCGACAATGTCGCGGAATATGCTGAACTGATCGGCGCTGCAGGCGTCGATATGGGGGTCGCGCAGCTTGGCGGCGCGTTCTTCAATGGCGCGGAATGGACAGTGAGCGGCGTGAAAACGCTGACCGAGCTGGCTGGATACATGGATACGGTTGCCGTGTCCTATGGCTCCATCCAACAATCCTTCATCGAGGCCGCGCATGCGCTGGGACTGAAGGTGTTTGCATGGACGTTCCGTCCGACCGACCTGGAAGACGCATATGCGGATATGGCGAACTTCCTGGAGTGGGGTCTGGATGGCTTCATCACCGACAACCCAGACTATGTCGGCACGGTGCTGGATGACTACTATGGCGCGACACCGGTTCCGCTGCCTGCCGGTCTGCCGCTGCTGGGCGCGGGCGTCGTGGCGCTCGGCTTTATGCGTCGCAAGCGTCGCGAAGCCTGA
- the argF gene encoding ornithine carbamoyltransferase, translating into MNHFLDIHTTDPSALRSMIDQARHMKDARDTFSRGQPDNEQPLKNKMVALIFEKPSTRTRVSFDVGAMQMGAQTMVLSGSEMQLGHGETVADTARVLSRYVDLIMIRTFEEATLHEMAEYATVPVINGLTNRTHPCQIMADILTYEEHRGAIAGKKVMWAGDGNNVCASFLHAAGQFGFDLTFSGPDILDPEPEFVDWARDNGAAVAIERDPAKAAQKADLIVTDTWVSMHDAQSTRERRHNLLRPYQVNGELMAQANEDALFMHCLPAHRGEEVTNEVMDGPQSVIFDEAENRLHAQKAVMRWCLGV; encoded by the coding sequence ATGAACCATTTTCTGGATATTCACACGACGGACCCGTCTGCCTTACGGTCGATGATCGATCAGGCCCGCCATATGAAAGATGCGCGGGATACGTTCTCTCGTGGCCAGCCTGACAATGAACAGCCCTTGAAGAACAAGATGGTGGCCTTGATTTTCGAGAAGCCGTCCACCAGAACGCGAGTGTCCTTTGATGTCGGTGCAATGCAGATGGGCGCGCAGACGATGGTGCTGTCTGGTTCCGAGATGCAGCTGGGTCACGGCGAGACGGTGGCGGATACCGCACGGGTGCTGTCGCGCTATGTCGATCTGATCATGATCCGGACATTTGAAGAAGCCACGTTGCACGAGATGGCGGAGTACGCGACGGTGCCGGTGATCAACGGGCTGACCAACCGCACGCATCCGTGCCAGATTATGGCCGATATCCTGACATATGAAGAGCACCGCGGTGCGATTGCGGGCAAGAAGGTCATGTGGGCAGGCGACGGCAACAATGTCTGTGCGTCCTTCCTGCATGCGGCGGGTCAGTTCGGATTTGATCTGACCTTCAGTGGACCCGACATTCTTGACCCCGAGCCGGAGTTTGTCGACTGGGCGCGGGATAATGGCGCTGCGGTCGCTATCGAGCGCGACCCGGCCAAGGCCGCGCAGAAGGCCGATCTGATCGTGACGGATACTTGGGTGTCGATGCATGACGCGCAATCCACGCGCGAGCGGCGTCACAATCTCCTGCGCCCTTATCAGGTGAATGGAGAACTGATGGCGCAGGCGAATGAGGACGCGCTGTTCATGCATTGCCTGCCGGCGCATCGCGGCGAGGAGGTCACGAATGAGGTTATGGATGGGCCGCAGTCAGTGATTTTCGATGAGGCCGAAAATCGGCTTCACGCGCAGAAGGCAGTGATGCGCTGGTGCCTGGGTGTGTGA
- a CDS encoding aspartate aminotransferase family protein — MIPSVLPTYTRTPLNFVKGEGSWLVEQDGRRFLDLGAGIAVNALGHAHPDLISALTEQAGNLWHVSNLYTIPKQQALADKLVEASFADTVFFTNSGTESCELAVKMARKYWADKGQPDRFEIIAFEGAFHGRSSAAIAAAGTEKMVGGFGPVLPGFTHLPWNDFEAVKGAVTEKTAAILIEPIQGEGGIRALPDQWLKDLRKLCDDTDTLLILDEVQCGMGRTGRLFAHEWAGITPDIMMVAKGIGGGFPLGAVLATENAASGMVAGTHGSTYGGNPLGCAVGLAVMDHVANPRFLAEVNRKAGALRQKLEGLVAAHPDVFEEVRGSGLMLGLKCRVPAGDVVKAGFKQMVLTVPAAENVMRLLPPLNISDEDIAEAATRIDKAASSVEATAE, encoded by the coding sequence ATGATCCCGTCTGTCCTGCCGACATACACCCGGACTCCGCTCAACTTCGTCAAAGGCGAAGGCAGCTGGCTGGTGGAGCAGGACGGCCGCCGATTCCTGGATCTCGGTGCGGGAATTGCCGTGAATGCGCTTGGCCACGCGCACCCCGATCTGATCTCTGCGCTGACCGAGCAGGCGGGTAACCTGTGGCATGTGTCGAACCTTTACACGATTCCCAAGCAACAGGCGCTGGCCGACAAACTGGTTGAAGCGAGCTTTGCCGATACCGTCTTCTTCACCAATTCCGGTACTGAAAGCTGCGAACTGGCCGTGAAGATGGCGCGGAAGTACTGGGCCGACAAAGGTCAGCCCGACCGGTTCGAGATCATCGCGTTCGAGGGTGCGTTTCACGGAAGATCCTCTGCAGCGATCGCAGCGGCCGGCACCGAAAAGATGGTCGGCGGCTTCGGGCCCGTACTGCCCGGTTTCACTCATCTTCCCTGGAATGACTTTGAGGCAGTAAAGGGGGCTGTCACAGAAAAGACCGCTGCAATCCTGATTGAACCCATTCAGGGCGAGGGCGGCATTCGCGCGCTGCCCGATCAGTGGCTCAAGGATCTGCGCAAGCTTTGCGACGACACCGATACGCTGCTGATCCTTGATGAGGTGCAGTGCGGCATGGGCCGGACAGGCCGGCTGTTCGCGCATGAATGGGCGGGAATTACCCCCGACATCATGATGGTGGCAAAAGGAATCGGCGGCGGCTTTCCGCTAGGCGCTGTGCTGGCCACGGAGAATGCGGCAAGCGGTATGGTCGCGGGCACGCACGGTTCGACCTATGGCGGCAATCCGCTGGGCTGCGCGGTGGGTCTGGCCGTGATGGATCATGTGGCGAACCCCCGATTCCTGGCCGAGGTAAATCGCAAGGCCGGTGCGTTGCGGCAAAAGCTGGAAGGGCTGGTCGCGGCCCATCCAGACGTGTTCGAAGAGGTGCGCGGATCCGGGTTGATGCTGGGCCTGAAATGCCGCGTGCCTGCTGGTGATGTGGTCAAGGCAGGCTTTAAGCAGATGGTGCTGACTGTACCGGCGGCCGAGAATGTCATGCGTTTGCTACCGCCCCTGAACATTTCCGATGAAGACATCGCCGAGGCAGCAACGCGGATCGACAAGGCCGCGTCCAGCGTCGAAGCCACGGCCGAATAA
- a CDS encoding ABC transporter permease — protein MASHAEMGTRRFGAVNWLGMYTLAEREVRRFMAVWQQTLGAPLITAGLFLAIFSLAIGPHRGDVMGVPYVQFLAPGLLMMTLIQNSFANTSSSIMVAKVQGNIVDTLMPPLSPLEMLLGYLAGGIGRGMFVAVAIMLVMILFLGMGVAHPVWVLVFVVLGGALMGALGIVGAIFANKFDQMAAITNFIITPLTFLSGTFYSIEVLPKSVQIMTHANPVFYLIDGARYGVIGTSDTSPWVGLVVVLAYTMGVCGLCWYWFKKGFRMKA, from the coding sequence ATGGCAAGTCACGCAGAAATGGGCACAAGACGCTTCGGCGCGGTCAACTGGCTGGGCATGTACACGCTGGCGGAAAGGGAAGTGCGCCGCTTCATGGCGGTCTGGCAGCAGACGCTCGGGGCACCGCTGATCACCGCTGGGTTGTTCCTGGCGATCTTCAGCCTGGCGATCGGACCGCATCGCGGGGATGTCATGGGCGTGCCCTATGTCCAGTTCCTCGCACCGGGGCTGTTAATGATGACGCTGATCCAGAATTCCTTCGCGAATACGTCGTCGTCGATCATGGTCGCGAAGGTTCAGGGAAACATCGTCGATACGCTGATGCCGCCGCTGTCGCCGCTGGAGATGCTGTTGGGATATCTGGCGGGCGGTATCGGGCGCGGGATGTTCGTTGCGGTTGCGATCATGTTGGTGATGATCCTGTTCCTTGGAATGGGCGTGGCGCACCCAGTCTGGGTACTGGTGTTCGTGGTATTGGGCGGTGCGCTGATGGGGGCGCTTGGGATCGTCGGTGCGATCTTTGCCAACAAGTTCGACCAGATGGCCGCGATTACCAACTTCATCATTACGCCGCTGACGTTTCTGTCTGGTACCTTCTATTCAATCGAGGTCTTGCCGAAATCAGTGCAGATCATGACGCATGCCAACCCGGTCTTTTACCTGATTGACGGGGCGCGCTACGGTGTGATCGGCACGTCTGACACCTCGCCTTGGGTGGGGCTGGTGGTTGTCTTGGCCTATACCATGGGCGTGTGCGGATTGTGCTGGTATTGGTTCAAGAAGGGATTCCGTATGAAGGCTTGA
- a CDS encoding GcrA family cell cycle regulator — protein sequence MSWTEERVETLKKMWNEGQSASQIAKELGGVTRNAVIGKVHRLGLSNRNAGSSPAPKEEPKAAKPEPVEAKKPAPKPEHVPEPAAAAPAPKPSTPARRQIIPAGQPLPPQPSPNEISPEALAQQRATEKKARKLDLMELTERTCKWPIGDPATEDFYFCGLPSQAGKPYCEAHVGVAFQPMSSRRDRRR from the coding sequence ATGTCCTGGACCGAAGAGCGTGTCGAGACACTCAAGAAGATGTGGAACGAAGGCCAGAGTGCCAGTCAGATCGCCAAGGAGCTTGGCGGTGTGACACGCAACGCAGTGATTGGCAAGGTTCACCGTCTTGGCCTGTCGAACCGCAATGCCGGCTCTAGCCCCGCGCCGAAGGAAGAACCCAAGGCCGCAAAACCGGAACCGGTAGAGGCCAAGAAACCCGCGCCCAAGCCCGAACACGTGCCGGAACCTGCCGCCGCCGCACCTGCGCCGAAGCCGTCCACCCCGGCACGTCGCCAGATCATTCCCGCGGGCCAGCCGCTTCCGCCGCAGCCGTCGCCGAATGAAATCAGCCCCGAAGCACTGGCACAGCAGCGTGCGACAGAAAAGAAGGCGCGCAAGCTCGATCTGATGGAACTGACCGAGCGCACCTGCAAATGGCCCATCGGCGACCCGGCCACCGAAGATTTCTACTTCTGCGGTCTGCCATCGCAAGCAGGAAAGCCCTATTGCGAGGCGCATGTGGGCGTGGCGTTCCAACCTATGAGTTCGCGCCGCGACCGTCGCCGCTGA